The nucleotide sequence GGCGATCAGCGCGACGACCGCGCCGATCCCGGTGACCAGGCTGAACACCGCCTCCTTGTTGGCGGCGTCCAGCAGCTCGGCCTGTTTCGGCAGGAGGACCTGGATGGGTGCGTAGACCCCGAGCCAAAGCGCGATGTTCGCGAAGAACAGCAGGCTCATCCAGCCCGGGCGGACCCTGGCGACCGGTTCGGCGAGCGCCTCGGGCAGCTCCCGGACCTCACTCATGGCGGATCAGGTCCCGGTACCAGCCGAAGGAATCCTTCGGCGTGCGCTTCAGCGTCTCGTAGTCGATGTGCACCAGGCCGAAACGCGGCTGGTAGCCCTTCGACCATTCGAAGTTGTCCATCAGCGACCAGACGAAATACCCGCGGATGTCGACGCCGGCGTCCATCGCCTCGCGCACCGCGACGAGGTGGCTGTCGAGGAAGTCGATGCGCTCCTGGTCGTGGACGTGCCCGTCTTCGGCGACGACGTCGTCGAAACTGCACCCGTTTTCGGTGATGTAGACGGGCGGGAGGTGCTCGCGGTAGCGCTCGTGGAAACCGACGAGCAGATCGCGCAGCCCGTGCGGGACGATCGGGGAATCGTTGGTGGTCATGGGATATCCCTCGATCGCGCGAAGCTCGAAGGGCAGCGGGTTGCCTTCGCCGGGCGCGGCGACGCCCTGCGGCTCGTAGTAGTTCACCCCGTAGAAGTCGATCGGCTGCGCGATGGTGGGCAGATCGTCGGCGAAGCCCTCGGGCAGATGCTCGACGACTTGTTCGGGATATCGGCCGAGGAGCACCGGATCCGCGTAGGTGCGATTGATGAGGGCGTCGATCCATTCGCCCGCGGCCTTGTCCTCCGGCGAATCGGAGGCGGGCCAGATCGGCGAATGGTTGTTGGCCGTGCCGACGCTGCGGGCACCGGCGGCTCGGAGGGCCTGGACGGCGAGACCGTGCGCGAGATTCTGGTAGTGCGCGGTGGGCAAGGCGTCGAGCAGGAGCGTCTTGCCGGGCGCGTATTCGCCGATCGC is from Amycolatopsis lurida and encodes:
- a CDS encoding GH1 family beta-glucosidase — translated: MENPTFPSEFLWGVSTSAFQIEGATGEGGRGQSIWDTFTETEGKIARAEHAKVAADHFHRYSEDIALMAELGVGAYRMSFAWPRIQPGGSGKPNAEGLAFYDKLLDEVCAAGIAPTGTLFHWDLPQALEDKGGWLSRDTAERFGEYAAIVGERFSDRVKMWIPLNEPMVMSIFGYAIGEYAPGKTLLLDALPTAHYQNLAHGLAVQALRAAGARSVGTANNHSPIWPASDSPEDKAAGEWIDALINRTYADPVLLGRYPEQVVEHLPEGFADDLPTIAQPIDFYGVNYYEPQGVAAPGEGNPLPFELRAIEGYPMTTNDSPIVPHGLRDLLVGFHERYREHLPPVYITENGCSFDDVVAEDGHVHDQERIDFLDSHLVAVREAMDAGVDIRGYFVWSLMDNFEWSKGYQPRFGLVHIDYETLKRTPKDSFGWYRDLIRHE